Within Actinoplanes sp. L3-i22, the genomic segment AGCGTGTAGACCCGGCCGTCCTCCGCGGACGTGCGCCGGGTGGTCGGGTCCAGGGTGGCGAACAGCGCGTTCTCCACCAGGACACCGGCCTCGGTCAGCCGGTTGAGCAGGCTGGACTTGCCGGCGTTCGTGTACCCCGCGATGGCCACCGCGGGCGTGCCGCTGGACTGGCGCCGGGAACGCTTGGTCTCCCGGACGGTCCGCATCGCCTTGATCTCGCGGCGCAGCTTGGTGATGCGCTGGTTGATCCGGCGACGGTCGGTCTCCAGCTTGGTCTCACCGGGGCCACGCGTGCCCACGCCGCCACCACCGGAGCCGCCGGCGCCACCGCCCTGCCGGGAGAGCGAGTCACCCCAGCCGCGCAGTCGTGGCAACAGGTACTGCAGCTGGGCCAGCTCGACCTGGGCCTTGCCCTCTTTGCTCTTCGCGTGCTGGGCGAAGATGTCCAGGATCAGGGCGGTCCGGTCGACCACCTTGACCTTGATCTCCTGCTCCAGCTTGCGCAGCTGGGACGGGGAGAGCTCGCCGTCGCAGATGACCGTGTCGGCGCCGCTGCTGAGAACTACGTCACGTAGCTCGTCGACCTTGCCCCGGCCGATGAAGGTGGCCGCGTCCGGCTGCTTGCGCCGCTGGATCAGGCCCTCGAGGACCTGGGAACCGGCGGTCTCGGCGAGGGCGGCGAGCTCGGCCAGCGAGTTCTCCGCGTCCCCGACGCTGCCCTCGGTCCAGACGCCGACCAGCACGACGCGTTCCAGTCGCAGCTGCCGGTACTCGACCTCGGTGATGTCGGTGAGCTCGGTGGAGAGACCGGCCACCCGCCTGAGCGAGTGCCGCTCCTCGAGCTCGAGATCGCCGGTCGTCAGATCCGGCTCGTCAAGGACGGGTGTCTGGTACGTGTTTCGCAAAAGTGACCTCCTACGCCCGATCGTGGCACGTCACGCGGGCGAGCGCATCCACATAACCGGGGCTGACTCACAAGTAACCACCGCGGGGGAATCGAACATTCCGTACGAGCAAGAATGTTTTTGCAAGCCCCACCAACGTCGGAGGGAACACCGTGGTGACCACCCGCCTGCCGAGCGCAGGATTCTCTATCACGATCCGCATCGCCGTTACCGCGGACGCCTCGTCCATCGGCCGGCTCACCACCTGCGTCGGCGAGGCCGGAGCGATCGTGACGGCGCTGGACGTGGTGGACTCCGACCCGAGTCACGTGGTCGTCGACCTCACCTGTGACACCGCCGACTCCGGTCACGCCGACCAGGTCGTCAAGCAGCTGGAGGACCAGGACGGCGTCGACGTCCGGAAGGTCTCCGACCGGACCTTCCTGCTGCACCTGGGCGGCAAGATCGAGGTCAACTCGAAGGTCGCGCTGCGCAACCGGGACGAGCTGTCCCGGGCGTACACGCCGGGGGTGGCCCGGGTCTGCATGGCGATCGCGGAGAACCCGGCGGACGCCCGGCGGCTGACCATCAAGCGCAACACCGTGGCCGTCGTCAGCGACGGCTCGGCCGTGCTCGGCCTGGGCAACATCGGCCCGGCCGCGGCGATGCCGGTGATGGAGGGCAAGGCCGCGCTGTTCAAGCGGTTCGGCGGCGTGGACGCCTGGCCGGTGGTCCTGGACACCCAGGACACCGACGAGATCGTCAAGATCGTCAAGGCGATCGCCCCGGCCTACGGCGGCATCAACCTGGAGGACATCGCCGCCCCGCGGTGCTTCGAGATCGAGGCCCGGCTGCGCGAGGAGCTGGACATCCCGGTCTTCCACGACGACCAGCACGGCACCGCGATCTGCGTGCTCGCCGCGCTCACCAACGCGCTGCGGGTGGTCGGCAAGCGGATGGAGGACGTCCGCGTGGTGGTCTCCGGCGCCGGCGCGGCCGGCACGGCGATCATGAAGCTGCTGATGCGCCAGGGCGTGGGCGACATCATCGCGTACGACCGGAAGGGCGCCCTGCACCGCGGCATGCCCGACCTGAACGAGTCGATGCAGTGGCTGGCAGAAAACACCAACAAGGCGAACTACGCCGGCGACCTGCCCGGCGCGATCGTCGGCGCGGACGTCTTCATCGGCGTCTCCGCCCCGAACCTGCTGACCGGCGACGACATCGCCAAGATGGCCGAGAAGTCGATCGTCTTCGCGATGGCCAACCCGGACCCGGAGGTCGACCCGCGCGAGGCCCGCAAGCACGCCGCGATCGTCGCCACCGGCCGCTCCGACCAGCCCAACCAGATCAACAACGTGCTGGCCTTCCCCGGCGTGTTCCGCGGCATGCTGGACGCCAGCGCCGAGGAGTTCACCGAGGAGATGGCGCTGGCCGCGGCCCGGGCGATCGCCGACGTGGTGGGCGAGGACAAGCTCAACCCCACGGTGATCGTCCCGAGCGTGTTCGACCCACGGGTGACCCCGGCGGTGGCGGCGGCGATCCGCGCGGTGGTCCGCGGCGGGCCGGCGCCGGCCAATCCGGCTGCCACCCCGGAGTCCGAGCTCGACAAGGCCCCCGAGGGAATTTTCTGATCTGCCCCTTTTGACGCCGCCGCCCCTCTGACGCGCTCGGCCATTCCCTCCACGCGCTCCGTCCGCACGCTCCGTCTGCGCGCTCCGTCCGCACGCTCCGTCTGCGCGCTCCGTCTGCGCGCTCCGTCTACGCGCGGGGTGCGGCGGCGGCGTGCGCGGCGCCAGGCGCGTCGCCGTCGGCTGCGGCGAATGCGGTGGCTGCTACAGCGAGCGCAGCGATGGCGGCGCCTGCAGCGGCAGCGGCATGGTCGGCGCGGGGTGCGGCCTTCGGGTCGCGCCCCCGAACATCAAGATCAACTTCAAGATCTTCATGTCGTGCGTCCGCTGGGGTACAGACCGCCGCTCCCGCCGGGACCCCTACGGGCTTCGCTGGCCGCTGGCGCGTCCAGACCGCGAAGCCCTCCGGGGCGACGTCCGTGGCTGGGCACGGTTACCCCAAAAACCCGATCTTCGTGAGTTGTCCACACCAGCGCTTCATCCACAGGCCCCAAGCATGATCTTGGATTCCCGCGCCACAATTACGGCAGAGGCGGTGGCCCCCTGGGGGCGGTTTCAAGGGGTCGTTGCAACGCGGTCGGTTTCCAGGAATTTTGCCAGGCGTTCGGCGGGGGTGTCCCAGTCGAGGTCATGCGGGGGGCGGGCGTTGAGTTCGGCGGCGACGTGGGCCAGGTGTTGCGGGGTGTGTTGGGTGAGGTCGGTGCCTTTGGGGAAGTACTGGCGGAGCAGGCCGTTGGTGTTCTCGTTGGTGCCGCGTTGCCAGGGGCTGTGCGGGTCGCAGAAGTAGACCGGCATGTTGCTGGCCAGGGTGAATTCGTGGTGTAACGCCATTTCGGCGCCCTGGTCCCAGGTCAGTGACTGTTTCAGATGCTGTGGCAGGGTCGCGATGGTGGTGAGCAGGGCGTCGCGGACGTGTTCGGCGGATCGGTCGGCGCCCAGGTGGACGAGCAGGACGTAGCGGGTGGCTCGTTCGACCAGGGTGCCGATCGCGGACCGGCCGCGTTCGCCGATGATCAGATCGCCTTCCCAGTGTCCGGGCAGGGCCCGGTCGTCGGCCTCGGCGGGCCGGTCGCTGATCATGATCATCGGGTGGGTGAATCGGGACTGCCGCTGCCCGGGGTCGCGGCGGGGTTTGCGCACGGTCCGGCCGGTGCGCAGGGCGGCGGTCAACTCGCGGCGTAACTCGCCGCGGCCTTGGACGTAGAGGGCCTGGTAGATCGTTTCGTGCGACACGTGCCACGCACTCCGGTGGGGATGGTCACGGCGTAGCCGGCGGCTGATCTGCTGCGGGCTGTGTTTACGGTCCAGCATCGCCTGCACGATGGCGTTCAGGCCCGGGTCAGCGGCCAGTTTCGCCGTCTTCGGCCGGGGCCGGCGCCGTTCGGCGTGTTGCTGAGCGGCGTACGGGTGGTAGTCGCCGCTACCAGGGTCCCGGTTACGGCTGATCGTCGACGGCGAGCGACCCAGCCCGGCCGCGATCGCGGCCTGACTGACCCCGGCCCGGACCAGGTCAGCAATCCGGACCCGCTCGTGCTGCGACAGATACCGGCCCGACACCGCCGCCGCCCGCGCCGCCGCGGCAACGCGGTCCTGCTCACGCCACAACCGCTGACGCTCCCGAACCCGAACCTTCTTCGCCTGCCGCCAACCCGGATGCCGCCACGCATAGGCAGTCTTGCGGTTCAGCCCCAGCATCCGACACGCCGCACTGACACCCACACCATCGGCCAACAACGCCAAGAACTTCTCCCGACGACCCACCACCGGCCCGTCCACACCTGACATCCACAACCCCATGATCAAACAGGCGTTGCGACGACCGCTTGAACTGAGGGGGAGGGTGGGCCCTGCTCTGCGACGAGTCGGCCCTGCCCTCCGGCCAGCCGGCCCTCACCCGCCACTCAGCCCCGCCGAACGCCGCGCGAACGAAAGCCCCGCCGAGCGGCAGGCGACCGTCGGGCGGCAACGGCCGGTCAGGGCGGGCAACCGCCAGGCGAGCAGCGGCGCGGCAAGCGGTCAGCGGCAAGCGGCGCATGCCATGAGCGGCGTGAGGCCGGGGCGCACGGCACGCGATCGGCGGCGCGGCACGCGCGGGCATTCGGCGCGGGGCGTGCGGTGGACGGCGTGCGGCGCGGCGCTCAGGGCGTGCAGTGGACAGCGTGCGGCACGGGGTATGTGGCGTAAGTGCGGGGCGCGGCATGCGGCGCGGGGCAGGGCGTTCGGGGCGGAGCAGGGCGTTCGGGGCGGAGCAGGGCGTTCGGGGCGGAGCAGGGCGTTCGGGGCGTGTGGTGAGGTTGGGGTGGCGGCGGGAGCCACGGGGGTCAGGCGGCGGCCCAGCCGGTTAGTTCGCCGACGTAGTCGGTGATCAGGCCGGCTACGCCCGCGTCGGCCAGGGGGCGCCACTGGGTCATGTCGTTGGCGGTCCAGGGCAGGACGCCGACGCCGACCTCGGCCAGCGCGGCGATCGTCGGCGCGCCGCCGAGCACGTCCTCGACCGACGGGTTGCAGAACGTGATGCCGAGTTCGCGGGAGAGCTCCACCGTCTCCGCGTCGAAGCGGAACACCAGCAGTCCCCGTCGCACTTCCGGCGCCACCTGGCGGGCCTTGCGCACCACGTCCGCGTCGAAGCTCTGCACCACCGTCCGGTCCAGCAGGTCGTACTCGGCGAGCGCGGCCATCACCGCCTTCACCTCGTCGAGGGTGGCCGGCGGCTTGATCTCCAGGAGCAGCTCGGCGCCGGTCGGCTCGAGGGCGGCGAGCGCCTCGGCCAGCGTCGGCACCCGCAGCCCGGCGTGCCCGGGGCCGAACCAGGAGCCGGCGTCCAGCCGGGCGATCTCGTCGGCCCGCAGGTCCCAGACCCGGCCGGTGCCGGTGGTGGTGCGGTCCACGGTCCGGTCGTGGATCACCACGGGCACGCCGTCCGCGGTGGCCCGCACGTCGAACTCGACGAACGTGGCACCGGCCCGGGCGGCGCCGACCAGTGCGGGCAGCGTGTTCTCCGGGGCGACGGTGCTGTAACCCCGGTGGGCGACGCGGTGCAGCATCAGTGGCCCAGTCCCGCCAGGTCGATCTCGCCGGTGGCGACCAGCACCGCCGGGCCGGCCAGCCACCAGGCGCCCGGCTCGTCACGGGTGATCACGACCCGGCCGCCGAGCACGTCGACCGCGACCGAGCCGGTGGTCAGGCCGGCGTCGCGCAGCGCGACCGCGCCGACCGCCAGCGCGCCGGTGCCGCAGGACATCGTCTCGCCGGAGCCGCGCTCGTGGACCCGCATGCTGACGTGCAGGTCCAGCCCGTCCAGCGGCTCGGCCGGCTCGACGAACTCGACGTTCACCCCGGCGCGGAACAGGGTCTTGTCGACCGCGGGCGCGGTGGTGAGGTCGAGGCTGCCCAGCGTGACGCCGTCGTGCAGCCCGCAGACCAGGTGCGGGTTGCCGCAGTCGACGGCGATCCCGGGGACGGTCAGCGCCCCGATCGTGGCGGTGCTCGCCGCGTACACCCGGGGGGTGCTCATCCGTACGGCGATGATGTCGGCCTCGACCACGGCGAGCATGACGCCGGCCCGGGTGGCCACCGGAAGGCCCGCAGGGCCGGCGGTGGCCAGGCCGTTCTCCACCAGGTACCGGGCGAAGACCCGGACCCCGTTGCCGCACATCTCGGCGATCGAGCCGTCGCTGTTCCAGTAGTCCATGAACCATTCGGCGTCGGCGGCGTGCTCGACCGCCGCAGGGTGTTTCGCGGCGCGCACCACCCGCAGCACGCCGTCGCCGCCGATCCCGCGCCGCCGGTCGCAGAGCGCGGCGACCAGCGCCGGCGTCAGCTCCAGCTCGCCGTCGGGGTCGGGGAGGATGACGAAGTCGTTCGCGGTGCCGTGACCCTTGGTGAAGAACACGCGGTCCATCATCCCGCAACCGCCAGCGCGTCGGCCAGGAGCGTCGGCGCCGCGCCGTCCAGCCAGGTGATGTTCGGGTCGCGGCGGAACCAGGAGCGCTGCCGCCGGACGAACCGGCGGGTGCCCCGTACCGTGTCCGCCCGGGCCTCCTCGCCGGTCAGCGCGCCGTCCAGCTCGGCGAGCGCCTGCTGGTAGCCGAGCGCCCGGGAGGCGGTCCGCCCGTCCCGGATGCCGGCCGCGTCGAGGGCGCGGACCTCGTCCAGGAGCCCGGCCGCCCACATCAGGTCGACCCGGAGCGCGATCCGCTCGTCCAGCGCGGCGGCGTCCCGGTCGATCCCGATCTGCACCGACTCGTAATAGGGGGTCGGGTCGGGCAGCGCCGCGGTGAACGGCTGCCCGGTCAGCTCGATCACCTCGAGGGCGCGGACGATCCGGCGGCCGTTCGACGGCAGGATCTTGGTGGCGGCGACCGGGTCGCGCTCGCCGAGCCGGGCGAAGAGCGGCGCCGGCCCGGTCTCGGCCAGTTCCGCCTCGAGACGCGCCCGGACCGCCGGGTCGGTGCCGGGGAACTCGAACTCCTCCAGAACCGCCCGGATGTACAGCCCCGAGCCGCCGACCAGCAGCGGAACCAGGCCGCGGGCGGCGATGTCGTCGATCGCGGCCCGGGCCAGCGCCTGATATTCCGCGACCGCCGCGGGGACCGTGACGTCCCAGATGTCCAGCAGGTGGTGCGGCACGCCGGCGCGCTCGGCCACGCTCAGTTTGGCGGTCCCGATGTCCATCCCGCGGTAGAGCTGCATC encodes:
- a CDS encoding IS30 family transposase → MGVSAACRMLGLNRKTAYAWRHPGWRQAKKVRVRERQRLWREQDRVAAAARAAAVSGRYLSQHERVRIADLVRAGVSQAAIAAGLGRSPSTISRNRDPGSGDYHPYAAQQHAERRRPRPKTAKLAADPGLNAIVQAMLDRKHSPQQISRRLRRDHPHRSAWHVSHETIYQALYVQGRGELRRELTAALRTGRTVRKPRRDPGQRQSRFTHPMIMISDRPAEADDRALPGHWEGDLIIGERGRSAIGTLVERATRYVLLVHLGADRSAEHVRDALLTTIATLPQHLKQSLTWDQGAEMALHHEFTLASNMPVYFCDPHSPWQRGTNENTNGLLRQYFPKGTDLTQHTPQHLAHVAAELNARPPHDLDWDTPAERLAKFLETDRVATTP
- a CDS encoding NAD-dependent malic enzyme; protein product: MVTTRLPSAGFSITIRIAVTADASSIGRLTTCVGEAGAIVTALDVVDSDPSHVVVDLTCDTADSGHADQVVKQLEDQDGVDVRKVSDRTFLLHLGGKIEVNSKVALRNRDELSRAYTPGVARVCMAIAENPADARRLTIKRNTVAVVSDGSAVLGLGNIGPAAAMPVMEGKAALFKRFGGVDAWPVVLDTQDTDEIVKIVKAIAPAYGGINLEDIAAPRCFEIEARLREELDIPVFHDDQHGTAICVLAALTNALRVVGKRMEDVRVVVSGAGAAGTAIMKLLMRQGVGDIIAYDRKGALHRGMPDLNESMQWLAENTNKANYAGDLPGAIVGADVFIGVSAPNLLTGDDIAKMAEKSIVFAMANPDPEVDPREARKHAAIVATGRSDQPNQINNVLAFPGVFRGMLDASAEEFTEEMALAAARAIADVVGEDKLNPTVIVPSVFDPRVTPAVAAAIRAVVRGGPAPANPAATPESELDKAPEGIF
- the dapF gene encoding diaminopimelate epimerase, with amino-acid sequence MFFTKGHGTANDFVILPDPDGELELTPALVAALCDRRRGIGGDGVLRVVRAAKHPAAVEHAADAEWFMDYWNSDGSIAEMCGNGVRVFARYLVENGLATAGPAGLPVATRAGVMLAVVEADIIAVRMSTPRVYAASTATIGALTVPGIAVDCGNPHLVCGLHDGVTLGSLDLTTAPAVDKTLFRAGVNVEFVEPAEPLDGLDLHVSMRVHERGSGETMSCGTGALAVGAVALRDAGLTTGSVAVDVLGGRVVITRDEPGAWWLAGPAVLVATGEIDLAGLGH
- the miaA gene encoding tRNA (adenosine(37)-N6)-dimethylallyltransferase MiaA → MPSSPSPRVVTVVGPTAAGKSALSLALARELGGEVVNADSMQLYRGMDIGTAKLSVAERAGVPHHLLDIWDVTVPAAVAEYQALARAAIDDIAARGLVPLLVGGSGLYIRAVLEEFEFPGTDPAVRARLEAELAETGPAPLFARLGERDPVAATKILPSNGRRIVRALEVIELTGQPFTAALPDPTPYYESVQIGIDRDAAALDERIALRVDLMWAAGLLDEVRALDAAGIRDGRTASRALGYQQALAELDGALTGEEARADTVRGTRRFVRRQRSWFRRDPNITWLDGAAPTLLADALAVAG
- a CDS encoding glycerophosphodiester phosphodiesterase family protein; its protein translation is MLHRVAHRGYSTVAPENTLPALVGAARAGATFVEFDVRATADGVPVVIHDRTVDRTTTGTGRVWDLRADEIARLDAGSWFGPGHAGLRVPTLAEALAALEPTGAELLLEIKPPATLDEVKAVMAALAEYDLLDRTVVQSFDADVVRKARQVAPEVRRGLLVFRFDAETVELSRELGITFCNPSVEDVLGGAPTIAALAEVGVGVLPWTANDMTQWRPLADAGVAGLITDYVGELTGWAAA
- the hflX gene encoding GTPase HflX, with product MRNTYQTPVLDEPDLTTGDLELEERHSLRRVAGLSTELTDITEVEYRQLRLERVVLVGVWTEGSVGDAENSLAELAALAETAGSQVLEGLIQRRKQPDAATFIGRGKVDELRDVVLSSGADTVICDGELSPSQLRKLEQEIKVKVVDRTALILDIFAQHAKSKEGKAQVELAQLQYLLPRLRGWGDSLSRQGGGAGGSGGGGVGTRGPGETKLETDRRRINQRITKLRREIKAMRTVRETKRSRRQSSGTPAVAIAGYTNAGKSSLLNRLTEAGVLVENALFATLDPTTRRTSAEDGRVYTLSDTVGFVRHLPHQIVEAFRSTLEEVAEADLLVHVVDGSHPDPEGQVSAVREVLGEVDADQVPELLVINKMDAADEETVLRLKRAWPDAVFVSARSGSGIQELQAAIAARLPRPAVDLRILVPYDRGDLVARVHRTGQVLQSRHLDDGTEMQVRVGEHLAADLESYRC